Within the Glycine soja cultivar W05 chromosome 3, ASM419377v2, whole genome shotgun sequence genome, the region ACTATCTTAATTTTAGTTCATGAGAATTGGTTATGTTAATCCATTGACTTCACTTGAGGGTGGGTTGCTGAACGCAAAATTTCAACGAGACAGACACGGAGGGAAACGTGAGCAAGATAACGACGTTAATTGACGGCGAGTTACATGACATAGCCtagtcaattaaattaaatgacacTTCTGGATACATGTTgttgaattgaaaataaaatcttcttAAATTATTCTAAAGTACCTATTAATCTATTATAGATTATCTAGAGTACTGTTTTATGGATATCTTATAATATTTCAGCTTCAAGAATTGCAATAACTAATCAGTAAATTGTGCTTCTAAGAAAGACAAAGATTCAAATTCTTAAAAGGTGATTTGTGAAAGAGATCTAATGGCATTATCAGTGGATGAGGAGATATCGATAGATCAAAGAtgtacgttttttttttaatacatcttTGTAgatttgaagataaaaaaaaaaatagtatttgatAAGTTGTTGATAGACTTGCTGTACATTCATTGCTTGTAAACTTGTTTGTCTAttgataattttctttctttctagaCTATAAGTATGAATAAGATTATTGAAAGTGatagaattctttttttttcaaatatttaactttatatcaattaatttatctAGATGCTTGGTAGTTATTATTAACAAgtcttaattttgtttatctttGCTTCTcctttattataaaaagaaaataaaatcactcaAATAATTTCGTCTTATCATCTTAACataaaaaacttaatataaACTCTAAATCTTCTgtgttatttattcatttaacttTAAGTTCAGtataaatattagtattttagcactttttttcttcataggGTTAATCCTCTAACTTTTGTATTTACATTTAtaattctcttttcattttcatgcACATAGGGTGTTTTCGATCGTTTActatgaaaacataaatccATAATCTACATTTTGTTCatctaataatttaattgaGTGATTATCACAGAATATAATAAAGTGATTATATATTATGATGTTATAAATTCTAGGATCGTTCTATAGGtaatattaatgatttaaatttaGAACAACTTTTTTGGAGTTATATTAACCAATAACGTCCCTTATGGTCCTCCTTGGCGCCACCGTTGATGGTTTGGAAGAGGTCAGTGAATCCATGATAGAGGGCTgctgaaattttatttaattaagccGCATTTGGTTGCGAAATTTTCGGGGGCAAACAAATTAACATTGCGTTTCCGACTTAACAACTCAACGgcagaaaagtaaaagaaaaacaaaacgataaatgataaaacataaatatatacaagTCGAGAATAATCCTCTCCTAAAATTTTCAACCATCTGAACCATATATACAACATATATTGCGGTTTTTAGAGGACAACATCTATTGGTTagtatttcaattttcatgCTGCATAACTTTATaaatatccttaaaaaaaactttataaataTATGCATCTAGCCGTCaactatataaataaataaatagtatatCCAATAAATTTTACGCTGTATgtttaataataacatttaattaatgGCTAGGTTTAAATTTTGTcttgattaaatattttattaacattttatttgatGAGCTCCAGTATGTTAAAActtaaatgaaatattaaatacCTTAAATGTTATGGCAacctattataaaatataaatcatttgtattttatattaatactagTTATGCAAATGGACAAACCCGCATCATGTTCATGTGCATAACGTCGTTGCAGGAGAAAATAAAACGTAGATCAACCTCACACATCCGTCTCGGGAAATTTCGAAGTAGTTCAACTTCTTATGGTGATCGTCGCCAAtggttgatatttttaatttttcccgAATTCCTTGGATTCAATTTGACCTAATTTAcctttttaatcataataattaataatgtcaaATACAATTCACTTGAtccacttttccttttatttcactttattgataaatataactaaatataaatttaaattcaattaccAAAAGAATTCACTTAAAAAggcaaagaataaaattatgtcATACCAAAACTAATCATCACTTAAGAGTTGGCATATTTCCACAAACTTGTATCTAATTATGTAGaactttcattctttttcttctccatgCCTGCCATATAGAATTTTCAACAATCAACATTAATTCCTTTTTCCAAGACTTTGAATCCTCCCtctagaagcaagatgtttatCACCACAAGCTATGTGTCCCGTCTATCAAACAACCCATACTAATCTCTCTGGATCTTCTCGTAACCAAggaaagaaatatttttgtcataCTTTTCAATCAAAGAAAGGGCATTTTCATAATTCTGTGATCCTAGGTAGGCCCTATAAATATGCAAGTAGCTCTAGGACTTAAATCCAGTTCATTGTAAACAAATAGGATAATGGCAAAGGTATCTCTGTTTGTGGTGTGTGTCGTTTGCATTCTggcattggcctctgctcagaGTGCTACAAATGTGAGAGCTACTTATCATTTGTACCAACCTGAGCAGCATAACTGGGACTTACTCGCAGTCAGTGCATATTGTTCAACTTGGGATGCTGACAAATCCTTGGCATGGCGCAGCAAATACGGTTGGACAGCTTTCTGTGGACCCTCTGGGCCTCAGGGCCAACAATCTTGTGGCAGGTGCTTGAGGGTATGTATTCCTTAATAACTAATTAAACCTCTATAGTATCGACTCATGTAATTGCTACTCAAAGTTAGTTTAGTTGCTAAGgatataattcatattttataaaatctataaataccTACTTACTTAAGTGAACTTTGAGTCCTGACATCATGTGTGTGGTAGTTGGTTACGGTGTTGCAATCCATTTTAGTAAATTGGAATAAGATTATGTGTATGGTAGTTGTTTACCATGTGTGCATTTAATCGAGAAatttttgttgattaaaaaaagacTCATGTACCATACATATATAAACTGTAACTATTTTTGGTTGATCGAACAAAGCAATTAATTAGCATGCATAATGAGTGGTTGTTTGTTGATGGGGTGTTGTTGCAGGTGACAAACACTAGAACAAACGCTCAGGAAACGGTGAGAATTGTTGATCAGTGCAGCAACGGGGGCTTGGACTTGGATATTGGTCCGTTCCAAAAGCTGGACACTGACGGGAATGGCATTGCTCAAGGCCATCTTATTGTTAACTACGACTTCGTCGACTGCGGTGACTAAACTTTGACTAGCTAGCGTTGGTTATATGCAAAAGGAATTGAATAAAGAAAGCCATACAAGTGCTTTATTGCtgaatagtaataaaataaataaatgaaagcaGTAATTAATAGTATTACCATCCCAAATGGCTCACTGTTGCTTTTCTTAATTTCTCCTGCGCCTAAAGCCGCTGCCATTCTAAATATGTTTCAGTAGACAAGTAGCCGTATATTTAATACCTTCAACAAAATTATGagaatatttatagaaaacaagaaactataataaaataaaatcgaaCAGATgaaacccaattttttttttttttacaaaaaatccatatttaaaacaaactcaatttataataatatatttcttaatgttgcaattagttattttatattgtttataattaatttacttgACCCGAAGATTACTATCCTAAAAGATACATGTGGtttctattaaaataataataataataataatccaaactgtaaaaggaaaaataataaattgttctGTTTCTATGCCTCACGGGCTTATGATATTGGATTTGCTGCCTCACGGGCATATATATGCTATGTTTCATATATCATGGACAAAAGTTTTGATATATGAtagattcaattaaaaaaataattagaaattcaaaataaaaatttatcatttattatggACGTCGGATATatttaaaccataaaaatatcatcacactttataaccaaaaataagtttcaatgcAAATCTTCAAATACTCATCTTAATTGAGTTCGACAATTCAAAATTaatgctataaaaaaaattctgaacTTTAAAACAAATGAATCCTACAACAGTATGGGAGAAATACCCATGAAACATTTTCATAATTTACTAATTCTGCAACAATTTTGGAACATTTCAAATAAGCATAAGCTTTCTAATTACTATAACAATTTAATGAAACTGATTAGATTACTGGCTGACTCTTCCTGTACGACTGTACCTAGTGAAAGAAAACACGCACAAACACAAACTGAGGAAAAAAGGATCAAGTGAATAAGGCTGCACTTCCCGCAATGCTTAGGTCTCTTCTCACTGAAACGAGGTATTAATAGCAAAGGCAAAACTATGATTTATTTTCAGTAGTTCCATGAAATTTCCTCCCAGCCTCGACAGCTTCCCTGTAAAAGATGATAGTCAATGAGCTACGCAGTACACATGCACTCGCTAACAACTTTCATAAACCATGTGCTAGGTTGACAATGTGAGTTGCATCTATAAATCACTTAAAACTCGAGTAGCAATCACATCTGTTGAACGATGATACAGCAGTATCTgttataattttgttagttaAACTTTTCTTTTGCTCCAATTTTATTTTGACGGACAGGCATTAACAGGATCTTCATCCTCATCcagtgattttaatttttttcttaactgtCATAAGGCATCACACACTAGCACTCTCTTATGCAAAGCTCCATGTGTATAATGCATGTTTCTGTAAATTATGTTTGCCTCCTTCATAGGAATCATCCTAAATCTTGGTGATCATATTGATTCCTTTTGCATAGTTTAATGTCTATAAGCCAAGAAgtgttaataaataaaatagtatgCAGACCTGAACGCATTTACAAGCTCCTTATTTTCAGGATCAAGCTTTACTCCCTCATAAAAAGCATTTGCAGCTTCATCAAATTTCTGCAACAAGGATAACCTAGTATAGTTTTAGAAATGTTAATCATATATACTACTAATAATGGAAAAGTTTTCCGAGATAGCATGCCTGCAACAAACGCAGAGCTGCCCCTTCCCTATAACAAGCTTTTGGCCAATCTGGTCTTAAAGCTCTACAAGCCTTTGCATCAGCTAAAGCATGCTCAGCTTGACCCAACTTAATCCAACAAAGACTTCTATTGGATAGCAAAGTAGCATCAGTGGGGTTCAGATCAATTGCCtgtaaacatatttaaaaaaagaaaaaaacacatttgATAAACTGATCATCATATAGAATGAAATACGGGCAGTATGCTCATGTCCAGTTACTCCAGTAGACACTCTGTAAGTTCATAGTAACATCATTGAGACATATAACTAACAGAAGGGATTATCTGAACTTGTGCAAGAAAAGTACTCGACAAATCTAAGTTACAGAAGAGGAAGAAATTCAAGAGGCAAATGGGAGATCAGAAGACTTTACTTGGGTATAAGAATCTATAGCCATATGATAGTCATTTCTTTTAAAAGCCTCATCCCCTCTTGACTTTGATTCTGCTGCTCTCTTTTTGGCTTCAGGTGCCACCTAGATAAGTtgacaaagaaataaaataacaaatacaaaGATAAACTTTATACTCAGTTAACTGAAAGTTCAAAAGGGATGAACAATTAATCAAAAATTACCAACTTGACAATGTAGTAAGAGCTCAAATATCTTCTAAGAGAGTTTAAGAATGTACACAAAAAGCTCATCGTGTTTTCACAAGTTTGGGCGTGAGTTTTTTCAGgttaaaagcaaaacaaaaaaaaaggattggGTTCACGACCCATTAAGAAAAAAGGGTTTTCGAGTGAAAACCCAAGCATGTGCCTTCTTCAAATCGACAATTAAAAGGACATTAACTTATTGAAGAAGCCCCTGTCTTCTTCTCTGCTGCTCGCGAATCCACTACATTGTGAACAAAGTAGTCAAACACACCTTTTTCAGTTGAAATGCATTAGCAATCTACACCAAAATTATTGGACAAACATATCCATCAATTATTTTAGTAGTTAATTTGGGACATGGATGCTATAGTAATTTAACGTTTCATGTAACATTTCACAAAAGGAGAGGGGAAAGGAGATAGAAAGAGAAAGTAGAAGAATAGGAAGATGAACAACCTCACAGAATGCTGTGAATGAATGTATACAggttttgttgatgccaaaagAATAAGATTGCTTCAAAGTCTAAAGTTACTTTAAGTCTAAATTCAAGATCAAGAGAAAGATAAGGCttagtttatttgttaaaagaatctcacatTGGTTAATAAGGTTTGGTCTCAAAGCttgattttcaaaatgtttataTAAAGCTTTAAAAGATGCTTTATcagtacaaaaataaatatttttgcactggtaatcgattaccaaagacaGATtacataaaagttttttttaaaacaaaaagaagttttttgaatttgaaatttaaatattgtaatcgattatcatatgtctataatcgattaccagtaacgaatcttcaaaaaataactttgaaaagtcatgagcCTTCAAGAACATAactgtataatcgattaccaagatattgtaatcgattaccagtgagagaatttttgaaaaatattaggaagagtcacatctcttcaaaaaggtttttaaACAGTAACAAGGgcttataaatatgtgacttttcTACAAAAATCTTCAGAGTTTTCCATGAGAACCTAAGTGCCATATTctctcaaaaacaaatcattggccaaacacttataaatcaattgagtattcttctaagatcttcaacttgtactatcatctctaaaagagagaaattcttgtgtaCATTCTAAAAACATTATTGTGATCAAGcgattgtttgtctcttgactTGTGAGAATCATGAACACAAGAGAGAGaaatcccaaggtgtgttcagaAATTATAAAGAgtttacaaagttagtgaaaaatctcaagtggattgcttgaggactggacgtagacatgggaagtggccgaaccaggataaaacgagtttgcatttctctcttttcctatctcagttattttatttcgtatatttttatcttgcatACTTGAAGAATATTGTTGAAATAATttgcatcttcatcttcatcttcaaaatTCTGAACCTAGTTTTAAAAAGGGAATTAGAACTTGACTAAtcggaaaaaaatttaaacttaattcacctcccctcctcttaagttattgaggccacttgtccaacaaatgCTACTTGACATGAGTGATGAAAAAGGAGagacatattttcttttttattttttaaatgaacgATAAATTACTCTAGCATCCCTGTCCCAAAttaacaaaagtaaaagaattGAATGGGTATTTTTGTCCAATAAATTTTGGTGTAACATCCTAATGCACTCCAAATGGAAAAGAGGAGTATGTATATTAGCAAacccatatatataatattaaaaacaaagaaaatctaCCAACCAAGACACAAACTTCTATACAGCTAGACATCTAATAGAGatctttcaaattaaaatcaaaactcaAGGTCCTCCATCTCCATCATCAAGCAAAACAGTAAGAACATCCTCCTCCTCTAGAGGTGGCAAACAAGAACATCATTCTCTTGATCTCCAACTTATGCTTGAACCaagtcttcatcttcatttggATTAGGAGCATTCAATCCAAGTAGCATGTAACAGACGGGATGGCCAAACTACCTCTTGATTCCAAAAAACCCTCTAAACACAAACATTGAGGCCTGTTTGGTGCAGGCAAGCTTTGGGATTTTCTACTTTCAAAACAATATTTTGCttataaaatcaatcaaataacCACCATTTCTCACTCATCAAAACCCTTGCTTCTGTGTAAGACGTTTCTCAACCTCATTTCAATCTCGACCCAACATTCCAGCAATTGTTTTCTCTTCTCCAGAAATTGGTTTCTCACTTTCTATGCCTTTGTTTTCTATGTATATTATCATTTTCTACCTCATTTtttgagaatatatatatatatatatatatatatatataaattttcaaaatagcaACTACACCATTACCTATTATCCCGCTATAGCATTTTTTGTGCCAACTGCTATGTGTTGCTATCCAAGATTTAAAGCATTGAGGTACCCTAAAGTTAAGTGACAAAGTGAGTTAAGCCTAGACTCAGCAAATGTCTTCCGTTTGTGAAGCGATGCAATAGAGAAATAAGACCTCGAATAAATATAAGTCATAATTCTTCTACACTTTAGAATTTTCTCTTGTTAAACGGGTATATTCTTCTCAAAGTTATCAGACATGAAGTAAATGCATTGTGTTGCTCATGGGATCCAATAAAGCTTCTTCCTTTCGTCAACAACTTCCCACCAACAGCTTTGTAGATTTTTGTACTATCCATCATTCTCTTCACCAACCTCTTCGATGCCATCCATCATCTTAAAAAGCTTATCAGTTGTTCTAGACATGGCAgatgcatcaatatattttaaaaagacaaaTCCCTTTTGACTGTTCACCTAGTTCAATATCGTCCTCCTATTTTCTGACAAAAAGAAGGGGGACAAATATTGAACTTCCTGGTGAACAGTCCGAAGGGAACCATCTTTCTGAAACATATTGGATATTGATGCATTGATAACATCTAGATAAACCAACAATCTTTTAAAGATGATGGATGACTGTTGAAGAGGTTGATGAAGAGAATGCTGTCCAAATTGGGATGGACAATGCAGCAAACTAAAAGAAGCTGGCGAAATATTGGTAGCGAAGAGGAAGAAACTTTATTGAACCTTATGAGAAGCAAACTGCATTGCCTTGATGTTGGAAAACATTGATAAAAAGAACCTCGTTCATCAAGAGAAAATTACAAAGGGTAGAAGACTTCCAACTTATCTTTATTTGAGTATTTCTCTCGTTTCTCTATTGCATTACTTCACAAAAAGGAAGAGATTTGTTGAGTCTAAGGTTAACTTGCTTTGCCACCTCTTAACTTtagggtgccttggtgttttaaATCCCAAATAGTGGCACATAGCGGCTAGCTCCAAAAATGTTGTATCGAGATAGGAGATAATGGTATAGCCACTATTAACTTTAGGGTGCCTCAGTGTTTTAAATCCCGAATAGTGTTTCTCATTCTCAATAGTGcttataaaaacaatattttaaattatgatttttttgagaAACGACAgctatttaattgattttataagaaaaatattgttttgaaatttgaaa harbors:
- the LOC114407707 gene encoding pathogenesis-related protein PR-4-like; translated protein: MAKVSLFVVCVVCILALASAQSATNVRATYHLYQPEQHNWDLLAVSAYCSTWDADKSLAWRSKYGWTAFCGPSGPQGQQSCGRCLRVTNTRTNAQETVRIVDQCSNGGLDLDIGPFQKLDTDGNGIAQGHLIVNYDFVDCGD